The sequence TGAATGGAAAAGAAGTAATTCATCAGAAAGATGTTATTTTTCGCACCACTGATGAGTTAAAAATTGATGGTATTTTATTCTCGACTTTTTTCGGAGGGGGTGATTCTTCTTGGGCGACACCAGAAGATACCTATGCTGATTTTGCTGATTTTTCCGTTGCTGTGGTGGAATCGGATGATTGAGAGCTTGCGCGATCGCGCTTGTTGTTGCGCGATCGCGCAGGCGACTTACTCTTCTTCCATCTCAGAAGACTCACTCTCACTCACGTCACTATTTTTCTTCGACTTTTTACTGGTGGCTGAGTTAGCCTGAACCAGTGCACCCATTTCGATTTTTTCGTGAACCGCTGCTTCAATTTCAGCAACCTTTTCTGGATTTTCCTCTAAATATTTAATGGTGTTATCCCGTCCTTGAGCAATATTATCTCCCTGATAGCTGTACCACGCGCCTTTGCGATTAATGACATCTGTTTGTTCTGCAATATCCACCAAACAGCCTAACTGAGAAATCCCCTGTCCAAAGATAATATCAAACTCAGCAATACGGAACGGTGGCGCAACTTTATTCTTCGCCACTTTCACTTTCGCTCGAATTCCATATTCCCCTTCACTTCCTTTTTTCAGGGTTTGGATGCGTCGAATATCCAAGCGTACCGAACAATAAAACTTGAGCGCGTTACCCCCTGTGGTCACTTCTGGGCTACCGTAAGTCACCCCAATTTTTTGTCGCAGTTGGTTGAGGAAAATTACCGTACAGCCTGATCGACCAATATTCCCAGCAATTTTTCGCAGAGCTTTACTCATCAAACGAGCTTGTAACCCCACTTGCGTATCTCCCATTTCCCCTTCAATTTCAGCGCGGGGGGTAAGGGCTGCTACAGAATCCACCACAACAATATCAACCGCAGCAGACCGCACCAGTTGATCCACAATCTCCAACGCCGATTCTCCTGTGTCTGGCTGAGAGACTAAAAGGTTCTCAATGTCAACCCCTAGAACATCGGAATACGTGGGGTCGAGGGCGTGTTCGGCATCCACAAAAGCAGCCACTCCTCCTGCTTTCTGGGCTTCCGCGATCGCGTGGAGAGCTAAGGTTGTCTTCCCTGAACTTTCTGGACCATAGATTTCAATAATTCTCCCTTTGGGTAACCCCCCACCCAAGGCAATATCAAGGGTATGTGCACCAGTGGGAATGGTTTCCACCTTCATCTGCGCTGCATCCCCAAGGCGCATAATTGAGCCTTTGCCAAAATTGCGCTCAATCTGATTTAGCACCAAGTTCAGGGCTTTCTCTTTATCGGGATTATTAGTCATTGTACTAGTTGATGCCATGGTGGTAACAGACTCTCTCGGACGTGACTTAAGCAATGTCTCTCTATTGTATATGCTTTTCCCAGTTATCTGAAGCGACTGCTAGATCCCGCATTTGGTGACAAAAAAGTTGGGTTTCGTTACCTCTACCCAACCTACATTTTTTCTTTTTAAAGGGCTTGTATCCACGCTTTGACCTGATACTCTGTCCAAATCCCATTTTGCCAATAGGGGTCATTTTCTACTAAGTTGCGAACTGTTGCTTCATCAGGCGCATCATTTGACGCTCCAACGGCTAAAAGCGCGTTGGATTCTTTCTTCATCGAGACACCTTACAACTTCCAGAAACGAGTTCTTTTAGTCCCAGAGGGCATTCTCTCCAAAAGCGTTGATTATCCTGTTCGGGTGCGCCCCACCCTACAGTTTAGAACTGAATATTGTTTTGGTTTTACTGGTACTTCCGTTAAGAAGCTAACGTTTTTAAAGAGGATTTATCGTGCCTCTAGTAAATGCTGCTATTATAGCAGAAACTGATCGAGTTTGTTCGTTTTCAGGCTATCGAAGCCTTTAACTCACCGCCTTATATCCAACGTCTTAAAGACGCTTGGTTTTACGGCGACATCTATAAGCCAAAGACTTGTTTTAAGTCTTTCGTCGGTCCAATGGTGAGCAATGTTCCGTCTTCTTTCTGGGCTTTTAACCCGTCTAAATGGGCTTGACGATAGGGAGCGCGTTTTTCTTCTACGTTGTCGCAATAACTGCCCCACATGACATATTTTGGCATAATTTTAACTCCTTAAGGTCACTTCAAATTCTTGGGTGAGTGCTTTGCGGACTTTTTCCAGTAAGGGTTCAACTTCTTCATCGGTTAAAGTCCGATCGCGCGCTTGATAAGTTAGGCTAAAGGCTAAACTGCGCTGTCCGTCAGGGACATTTTCGCCACGATATTCATCAAATAATTCCACTTTTTCTAATAACTTGCCACCTGCTTTTTCCATCACCTGCATTAACTCCGCCACAGGCAAATCAACTGGGGCATAAAACGCCATATCTCTTGCCACTGCGGGATAAGTGGAGAAAGGAGAGAAACGAGACTGAGAGAGATTTTTTTCAGCTAAGGCGGTTAATAAGATTTCTAAGTCAAAACTGAAGACATAAACCGCCTCTGGGAGATCATGGTCTTGGCGAAACTGCGGATGGAGTTGTCCGAATAAACCCAAACGCTGATCATCCAGAGAAATCACTGCGGTGCGCCCTGGATGTAACCGTTCATCTTCCGAGGTGGCTGCATAACTAACGCTGACCCCTAAGCGATTAAACACTGCATCTAATAAGCCTTTTGCTTGATACCAGGTCATCGTTTGACCTTGACCCGAAGTTGTCCATCGTCCTTGGGGAAATCGTTCACCGCCCATAATTCCAGCAAGGGTATCAGCTTCTGCAATTCCTGTTTCCGTTTGCCAAAAGCGTCGTCCGATTTCAAAGGCATTTAAAGCGCCATTTCCCCGCGCCAAGTTGTAGGAAAAAGCATTCACTAACCCTGTAATTAGTTCCGTCCGTAATGCCGAATATTCTTGAAATAGAGGATTGGCGAGAGTGACTGCATCTGCTTCTGGTTTGACCAAGGAATAATGCAAAACTTCCGTTAAGCCCACCGCCCGCATTGCTTCCCGAATGCGATTTTTATTTTGTTGGCGAACGGATAACATCCCTGGTTGACTTTGTTCGGGGAGGGTATCGCAGAAGTAATCATAACCGTAGAGACGAGCAATTTCTTCAATGAGATCAATTTCCCGTTCTAAATCGCGATCGCGATAGGGAGGCACAATCACTTCCCAACCTTCACCGCCATCAACATTATAAGGTTTAAGTTGACAGCCTAAAGCGGTTAGAATCCCCTTGATATCTTCTGGGGTCAATTTGCCATCATCGCGGTTGTTCACCTGACCTAACACTTGCTGAATCCGATCCAAACGTAAAGTCAAAGTACGCTGGCGTTGTTCGGGATGGAGACGATGATCCGCCATTGCTTGTTGAGTGGGAGTCCCTTGGGCTAATTCTTGCAGCAGCGCGATCGCGCGTTGACTGGCTTGTTCTAACTCCGCTTGATTCACCCCTCTTTCGTAGCGAGTAGAGGCTTCGGTGCGTAACCCTTGCACCCGTGCGGATCGTCGCACCGCCACGGGGTCAAACAGGGCTGCTTCTAAAATAATATTTTCCGTTTGATCATGGACTTCCGTTTCTTCACCGCCCATAACGCCCGCCAAGGCGACAGGGACATCATTAGCCGTAATAATCAAATTTTCAGACTCTAGATCACGGGCTTGTCCATCGAGGGTGGTGAGGGTTTCCCCTTTTTTCGCAAAACGCACGCCAAGGGTTAAGTCTTCTCCTCCAGCCCCTGTTTTCAGGCGTTCTCGATCAAAAGCGTGTAGGGGCTGTCCCCATTCCAAGAGAACATAATTGGTAATATCCACCACATTATTAATCGGACGCACCCCCGCAGCTTGTAACCGTCGTTGCAACCATTGTGGAGAGGGCGCAAGACTTAAATTTGTAATTTCCGTGGCAATATAAGCAGGACAAGCCTCAGTTGCGGTGACAGTCACACCCAAACCCCCTTGGTCAGTTGAGATTTCGGTTTGAGGGATTTCGGGAAGGGTCAACTTTTTCCCTGTTAAGGCGGAAACTTCTCGCGCCACACCCACCATACTCAACGCATCTGCACGATTAGCAGTTGTCGTTAAATCCAGCACCACATCATCCAGTCCCAGCAGGGGATAAACGGGTTCTCCTAGGGTCAGGCTATCATGATCATTAAAAATATAAATCCCATCCGACTCTTTTTCTAAGCCTAACTCTGCCAGAGAGCAAATCATTCCTTCTGATTTGACCCCACGCAGTTTACTGCGTTTAATTTTCAAATCTTTAACAGGCAAATATGACCCCACTGTTGCCACAGGAACATAAGCCTCAGCGCGAACATTCGCTGCGCCACAGACAATATTTAAAGGCTCATCTGCGCCCACATCGACCGTACACACACTGAGTTTATCGGCATTGGGATGGGAATTCTTTTCTACCACTTTACCAACCACCACCCCTTCGGCAAAACGACGGCGGTATTCAATTTCTTCGACTTCAAACCCCGCGATCGTTAAAATTTCCCCGAGGGCTTCTGGGGTGAGATCAATCTCAACAAATTCCTGCAACCAGTTTAGAGAGACTCGCATCGACTTGTTTGGTGCTACTAAAAAAACTCAGCCTTCTTATTGTCACCCAAAAGCAAGCAGGTTTCAAGTTGGGAAACCAAACTACCCTAGGTGAAAAGAAAATTAATACGATCAAACATAGCTAGAATCACCAAATTTTAACCTGCTAGGCTAGAATAAATTAGTGATCTTCAGTTGTATTTTGCATGAGGAACTAAGGTATGCTGTTAGGTAACTCTCAGTCAGATCCAGTTCAACCTGTTTGTGTTTGCATTTATGATTGACGGTAACTGGAACCCGTTGCGAATTAAGACAGCAAGATTAAACCGAATTTGCTCAATCCCCAATCAATCTGACACTGTATCCTGAAACTAACCAGATGATTTACTGTCTGAATCCGTCTTGCCCCAATCCGAAAAACCCCAACAAAACTAGAATTTGTCAAAGCTGCGGTAGTGATCTCAAGCTGAATAATCGCTATTTGGTGGGAAAAACGCTAGGTCAAGGCGGGTTTGGCGCAACCTTTCTCGCAGTGGATACCAGTTTACCAGGGAATCCAGTTTGTGTGATTAAACAATTGCGTCCAGCGAATAATACTGAAAGTTTTTTAAAGATGGCGCGGGAATTATTTCAACGGGAGGCGGAGACATTGGGGAAGTTAGGGAATCATCCCCAAGTCCCTCGGTTGCTGGATTATTTTGAAATTCAAGAGCAGTTTTTTTTAGTGCAGGAGTTTGTGAAAGGGTCGAACTTGCAGAAAGAAGTGAAAAACAATGGCCCGTTTACCGAAGCAGGAGTGCGTCAATTCTTAACAGAAATTCTGCCCTTGTTTGAATATATTCACTCCCAAAAGGTGATTCACCGTGATATTAAACCTGCTAACATTATTCGTCGCGAAATTGATCGGAAATTAGTTTTGATTGACTTTGGGGCGGTTAAAAATCGCGTGAATGAAGTGATGGCTGCGGATCTCTCTGGAGATAACCCATTGACCTCTTTTGCGGTGGGAACCCCTGGCTATTCGCCTCCCGAACAAATGGCAATGCGTCCGACTTATGCCAGTGATATTTATAGTTTGGGTGCAACTTGTATTTATTTGTTAGCAGGACGCTCTCCCAAAGATATAGGGTATAATTCTCGCACTGGGGCTTTAGATTGGGAACAGTATGTTGATGTCAGCGATCATCTCAAAAGAGTCTTGAAGAAGATGCTAGAGATGGCAGTGCGCGATCGGTATCAGTCAGCGCAAGCAGTTTTAGATGGTCTGGAAATGGAAGCCTATGAGGAAAGTTTGTCACAAGGTCTTGTCAAACGCTCTCCTGCTAGTAATAGTGGCAATCTAGAACAGAAGAATAGTAAGGATCAATCCAACTGGACTTCTAAAGTCGCCGAGTCAATTCGTCAACGTCGCACTCGTATGGGGTTACCCACCAGTCGTCAGGGTGATAATAGTCAAGGGTTGAGCGGAGGGGAACGCTCGCGAACGGCTGGTTCTCGGAAATTAACGGCAAAACAACTGGCTCATCAATATCGACAAGGGAGACGAGATTTTTCTCACATTGATTTATATCGCCTCGAATTAGAAGAAGCGAATTTAAGGCAGTGTATTTTCCGTGAAGCCAATTTAATGCAGACGAATCTTCGCAAAGGAGACTTAAGAGGGGCTGATTTTGCCAATGGCAACTTAAAACGGGTTGTCTTACGAGAGGCAAAACTGAGTAATGCCTTTTTTAGTCATGCGGATTTACAAAAGGCTGATTTACGGAAAGCGGATTTAACCCTTGCCAATTTTCAAAATGCAAAGCTGGCGGAGGCGGATCTCTCGGGGGCAAATTTAACAAATGCCAAAATTACAGAGAAGCAATTGGCAGAAGCAAAAACGAACTGGGCAACAATTTTGCCGAATGGGAAACGAGCGTTATGGTAGGCTGATATCAGATTAGTTTCTGAGCAGCCATTTGGGAG comes from Halothece sp. PCC 7418 and encodes:
- the pheT gene encoding phenylalanine--tRNA ligase subunit beta gives rise to the protein MRVSLNWLQEFVEIDLTPEALGEILTIAGFEVEEIEYRRRFAEGVVVGKVVEKNSHPNADKLSVCTVDVGADEPLNIVCGAANVRAEAYVPVATVGSYLPVKDLKIKRSKLRGVKSEGMICSLAELGLEKESDGIYIFNDHDSLTLGEPVYPLLGLDDVVLDLTTTANRADALSMVGVAREVSALTGKKLTLPEIPQTEISTDQGGLGVTVTATEACPAYIATEITNLSLAPSPQWLQRRLQAAGVRPINNVVDITNYVLLEWGQPLHAFDRERLKTGAGGEDLTLGVRFAKKGETLTTLDGQARDLESENLIITANDVPVALAGVMGGEETEVHDQTENIILEAALFDPVAVRRSARVQGLRTEASTRYERGVNQAELEQASQRAIALLQELAQGTPTQQAMADHRLHPEQRQRTLTLRLDRIQQVLGQVNNRDDGKLTPEDIKGILTALGCQLKPYNVDGGEGWEVIVPPYRDRDLEREIDLIEEIARLYGYDYFCDTLPEQSQPGMLSVRQQNKNRIREAMRAVGLTEVLHYSLVKPEADAVTLANPLFQEYSALRTELITGLVNAFSYNLARGNGALNAFEIGRRFWQTETGIAEADTLAGIMGGERFPQGRWTTSGQGQTMTWYQAKGLLDAVFNRLGVSVSYAATSEDERLHPGRTAVISLDDQRLGLFGQLHPQFRQDHDLPEAVYVFSFDLEILLTALAEKNLSQSRFSPFSTYPAVARDMAFYAPVDLPVAELMQVMEKAGGKLLEKVELFDEYRGENVPDGQRSLAFSLTYQARDRTLTDEEVEPLLEKVRKALTQEFEVTLRS
- a CDS encoding serine/threonine-protein kinase; the encoded protein is MIYCLNPSCPNPKNPNKTRICQSCGSDLKLNNRYLVGKTLGQGGFGATFLAVDTSLPGNPVCVIKQLRPANNTESFLKMARELFQREAETLGKLGNHPQVPRLLDYFEIQEQFFLVQEFVKGSNLQKEVKNNGPFTEAGVRQFLTEILPLFEYIHSQKVIHRDIKPANIIRREIDRKLVLIDFGAVKNRVNEVMAADLSGDNPLTSFAVGTPGYSPPEQMAMRPTYASDIYSLGATCIYLLAGRSPKDIGYNSRTGALDWEQYVDVSDHLKRVLKKMLEMAVRDRYQSAQAVLDGLEMEAYEESLSQGLVKRSPASNSGNLEQKNSKDQSNWTSKVAESIRQRRTRMGLPTSRQGDNSQGLSGGERSRTAGSRKLTAKQLAHQYRQGRRDFSHIDLYRLELEEANLRQCIFREANLMQTNLRKGDLRGADFANGNLKRVVLREAKLSNAFFSHADLQKADLRKADLTLANFQNAKLAEADLSGANLTNAKITEKQLAEAKTNWATILPNGKRALW
- the recA gene encoding recombinase RecA, whose protein sequence is MASTSTMTNNPDKEKALNLVLNQIERNFGKGSIMRLGDAAQMKVETIPTGAHTLDIALGGGLPKGRIIEIYGPESSGKTTLALHAIAEAQKAGGVAAFVDAEHALDPTYSDVLGVDIENLLVSQPDTGESALEIVDQLVRSAAVDIVVVDSVAALTPRAEIEGEMGDTQVGLQARLMSKALRKIAGNIGRSGCTVIFLNQLRQKIGVTYGSPEVTTGGNALKFYCSVRLDIRRIQTLKKGSEGEYGIRAKVKVAKNKVAPPFRIAEFDIIFGQGISQLGCLVDIAEQTDVINRKGAWYSYQGDNIAQGRDNTIKYLEENPEKVAEIEAAVHEKIEMGALVQANSATSKKSKKNSDVSESESSEMEEE
- a CDS encoding YciI family protein, producing the protein MKKESNALLAVGASNDAPDEATVRNLVENDPYWQNGIWTEYQVKAWIQAL